One segment of Rhodospirillaceae bacterium DNA contains the following:
- a CDS encoding iron-containing alcohol dehydrogenase has translation MTNDASALTGNWNFPTAVRFGVGRIAELADACKALGMKRPLLVTDPGLAALPMVADAIKANEAAGMPTGLFSNVQPNPVSKNVEDGIKVFRDGDHDGVIAFGGGSALDAAKVVAFMAGQSRPMWDFEDIGDNWTRATEAGIAPIVAVPTTSGTGSEVGRAGVITNEETHTKKVIFHPMMMPGIVISDPALTAGLPPHITAATGMDAFIHCFEALCAPGYHPMAEGVAVEGMRLVKDWLPVAVEDGSNLTARANMLCAASMGATAFQKGLGAIHSLAHPVGAVYDTHHGLANAVFMPYVMDFNRDAISKRMNRLARYLGLKNSSFDGIMEWTLEFRKSLDIPHTAREIGVEENRLDELAEMAANDPTAGGNPIKVGPADMKKMYEAAMEGRIG, from the coding sequence ATGACAAATGATGCCTCTGCCTTGACTGGCAACTGGAACTTTCCCACCGCCGTTCGTTTCGGCGTTGGTCGTATTGCCGAACTGGCCGATGCCTGTAAGGCGCTCGGCATGAAACGGCCCTTGCTGGTCACCGACCCCGGCCTGGCCGCCCTGCCCATGGTCGCAGACGCAATCAAGGCTAACGAGGCTGCCGGAATGCCGACAGGCCTGTTCAGCAATGTTCAACCTAACCCGGTCAGCAAGAACGTTGAAGACGGCATCAAGGTTTTCCGCGACGGTGATCATGATGGCGTTATCGCTTTTGGTGGTGGCAGTGCTTTGGACGCCGCAAAGGTTGTCGCCTTCATGGCTGGCCAAAGCCGCCCCATGTGGGATTTTGAAGATATAGGCGACAACTGGACCCGCGCCACCGAAGCCGGCATCGCCCCCATTGTTGCCGTGCCAACCACGTCGGGCACCGGTTCGGAAGTTGGACGTGCTGGTGTTATCACCAATGAAGAAACCCATACAAAGAAGGTTATCTTCCACCCCATGATGATGCCGGGCATTGTTATTTCCGACCCGGCACTGACGGCTGGTCTACCGCCCCACATTACCGCAGCAACCGGCATGGACGCCTTTATCCATTGCTTTGAGGCCCTGTGCGCGCCCGGCTATCACCCCATGGCCGAAGGCGTTGCTGTCGAAGGGATGCGACTGGTCAAGGATTGGCTGCCCGTAGCGGTCGAGGACGGATCAAACCTGACCGCCCGGGCCAACATGTTATGCGCGGCGTCCATGGGCGCAACAGCCTTCCAGAAGGGTCTGGGCGCTATCCATTCCCTGGCCCACCCTGTCGGCGCTGTGTACGACACCCACCATGGATTGGCCAACGCTGTCTTCATGCCCTATGTCATGGATTTCAACCGCGACGCCATATCCAAGCGCATGAATCGTCTGGCCCGATATCTGGGCCTCAAAAATTCCTCCTTCGACGGCATTATGGAGTGGACACTGGAATTCAGAAAGTCACTTGATATTCCCCACACGGCCCGTGAGATTGGTGTTGAGGAAAACCGCCTTGATGAATTGGCGGAAATGGCGGCCAACGATCCAACAGCCGGTGGCAACCCGATCAAAGTCGGCCCTGCGGATATGAAGAAGATGTACGAGGCGGCAATGGAAGGACGCATTGGTTGA
- a CDS encoding sel1 repeat family protein, with protein MVRFIFLFILLIAAGGAGSWFISGQVNKYTGAQMPVEIRTLLSRAGAGDVNAEYKLGEAYRLGAGLEKDIPQAFKWYGRAAEQGHSGAQYKLGLIYQTGEGIKQNMGRAAEWYRLAANLGRLPEAQFAMGQLSFLGQGVSQDYVEAFSWYEKAARQGHHVAQHVLGAMYEEGWAVERDYIEAYKWYTLAIPGREQAMAVNRIYDPVRARKYLIEKMNKFQIGRGKQYAKEWRKKP; from the coding sequence ATGGTTCGATTTATCTTTCTTTTTATCTTGTTGATCGCCGCAGGTGGCGCCGGCTCCTGGTTTATTAGCGGTCAGGTCAATAAGTATACCGGTGCTCAGATGCCGGTTGAAATCCGTACCTTGCTGTCCCGTGCAGGGGCCGGTGACGTTAATGCTGAATATAAACTTGGTGAAGCCTATCGATTGGGTGCGGGGTTGGAGAAAGATATTCCCCAGGCATTCAAATGGTACGGCAGGGCCGCTGAGCAGGGACATAGCGGGGCCCAGTATAAACTGGGACTGATTTATCAGACCGGTGAAGGCATCAAGCAAAATATGGGGCGTGCAGCCGAATGGTACAGGTTGGCGGCAAATCTTGGCCGGTTGCCGGAAGCACAGTTTGCCATGGGGCAGTTGTCTTTTCTGGGCCAGGGCGTCTCCCAGGACTATGTCGAAGCTTTCAGTTGGTACGAAAAAGCCGCTCGTCAGGGCCACCATGTCGCCCAACATGTGCTTGGCGCAATGTATGAGGAAGGATGGGCCGTCGAGCGGGATTATATCGAAGCCTACAAATGGTACACCCTGGCGATACCCGGTCGTGAACAGGCCATGGCCGTCAATCGTATTTATGATCCTGTGCGGGCACGCAAGTATCTGATTGAAAAAATGAACAAGTTTCAGATCGGCAGGGGCAAGCAGTATGCAAAGGAATGGCGTAAAAAACCCTAA
- a CDS encoding OmpA family protein — MKKPIQLLTALFVAALVSACAAFDYDLAMVESQATSGDNFKDALHKEYLMLAREEDKEDDWEDAAFFADRASQAAGGADFPPQMISDRQIPAANVKEMSFARSSVINALATEKNGFFAAHVARAQAKFDCWLQEQEENTQPEDIAKCRSDFEEAMGLIMVKAIPAPTPEPAPAPAPKPMKPETRTYTIYFDHDSSALGHMANIAIANAIKEAKSTNPKLVQVGGHADTTGDQVYNNALSDRRAKAVAKKLVEGGLTKKKLVKTSMFGEDFTAVNTGNNVNNRGNRRVEIKLKY; from the coding sequence ATGAAAAAACCAATTCAATTATTGACAGCTTTATTCGTCGCCGCTCTTGTTTCGGCCTGTGCGGCATTTGATTATGACTTGGCTATGGTAGAGAGTCAGGCAACGTCAGGGGATAATTTCAAAGACGCCTTGCACAAGGAATACCTGATGCTCGCCCGTGAAGAAGACAAAGAAGATGACTGGGAAGACGCAGCCTTCTTTGCCGACCGGGCCAGCCAAGCAGCTGGCGGGGCCGATTTTCCACCACAGATGATTTCTGACCGGCAAATCCCTGCCGCCAACGTCAAGGAAATGAGTTTTGCTCGTTCCAGCGTTATCAATGCCCTGGCGACAGAAAAGAATGGCTTCTTTGCCGCTCATGTCGCACGCGCCCAGGCCAAATTTGATTGCTGGTTGCAGGAGCAGGAAGAAAACACCCAGCCTGAAGATATTGCCAAATGCCGTTCGGATTTTGAAGAAGCGATGGGCTTAATTATGGTCAAGGCCATACCAGCCCCGACGCCTGAACCGGCCCCGGCCCCGGCCCCGAAACCCATGAAGCCGGAAACCAGAACCTATACAATCTACTTCGACCATGACAGTTCCGCCCTGGGTCATATGGCCAATATTGCAATCGCCAATGCCATTAAAGAGGCCAAGAGCACCAATCCGAAACTTGTTCAGGTTGGAGGTCATGCCGATACCACCGGTGATCAGGTTTATAACAACGCGCTTTCTGACCGTCGTGCCAAGGCCGTTGCGAAGAAACTCGTTGAAGGTGGTTTGACGAAGAAGAAACTGGTCAAAACATCGATGTTTGGTGAAGATTTCACCGCTGTTAATACCGGCAACAACGTTAACAACCGCGGCAATCGCCGGGTTGAGATCAAGTTGAAATACTAA
- a CDS encoding tetratricopeptide repeat protein produces MAEPIEEGIFREIDDELRQEQFAKLWKRYGRIFVVGAVLVVTTVAGYKAWESYDISNRGQQGERFAASLRLAQDGNGEAALDALNIFNSEAGAGYQMLSGFNAAALMADQGDDGGAIAAYDKLAGDSSLQSVYRDLAVLLGAISRLNNGEDSAALTDRLTPLSASENPWQHSARELMAVVAQQAGDKAKARELFKALSEDATAPQGIRQRAGEMLAALAE; encoded by the coding sequence GTGGCCGAGCCAATTGAAGAAGGCATATTCCGCGAAATAGACGATGAACTGCGTCAGGAGCAGTTCGCCAAGCTGTGGAAACGTTACGGCAGGATTTTTGTTGTAGGGGCAGTTCTCGTTGTCACCACCGTCGCCGGCTACAAAGCCTGGGAAAGTTACGATATTTCCAATCGGGGCCAGCAGGGTGAGCGCTTTGCAGCATCCCTTCGCCTGGCCCAGGATGGCAATGGAGAAGCAGCCCTTGATGCCTTGAATATCTTCAACAGTGAAGCCGGTGCCGGCTATCAGATGCTTTCCGGATTTAACGCCGCCGCCCTGATGGCCGATCAGGGAGATGATGGCGGCGCCATTGCCGCTTACGACAAACTGGCGGGCGACAGCTCCCTTCAATCAGTCTATCGTGATTTGGCCGTACTTCTTGGCGCCATTTCGCGCCTCAACAATGGCGAAGACAGCGCCGCGTTGACAGACCGTCTGACGCCATTATCGGCGAGTGAAAACCCCTGGCAGCACAGTGCCCGGGAATTGATGGCGGTTGTCGCCCAGCAAGCTGGCGACAAAGCCAAGGCGCGTGAACTGTTTAAGGCGTTATCGGAAGACGCCACGGCGCCCCAGGGCATCCGTCAGCGAGCCGGAGAAATGCTGGCAGCTTTAGCCGAATAA
- a CDS encoding DUF411 domain-containing protein — protein sequence MLALGGAAIAGGFLLINSSPAMAKEVVVYKNPSCGCCSKWADYMRAAGFSVEVYAVNNMGDIKEKYGTPWKMESCHTALIDGYVIEGHVPLREINRLLTERPKAMGLAVPGMPAGSPGMEGRYTDTYNVMLFQSDGSTEVYAQY from the coding sequence ATGCTCGCTCTTGGAGGTGCTGCAATAGCCGGTGGCTTCCTGTTAATCAATTCCTCACCGGCAATGGCCAAGGAAGTCGTCGTCTACAAGAACCCGTCCTGCGGATGTTGCTCTAAATGGGCCGATTATATGCGTGCCGCCGGTTTTTCAGTTGAGGTATATGCCGTCAACAATATGGGTGACATAAAAGAGAAATACGGCACCCCGTGGAAAATGGAATCCTGCCACACGGCCCTGATTGACGGTTATGTCATCGAAGGTCATGTACCGTTGCGCGAGATCAATCGATTGCTAACTGAGCGCCCCAAGGCCATGGGTCTTGCGGTCCCGGGAATGCCCGCAGGTTCGCCGGGTATGGAGGGCCGCTACACAGATACCTACAATGTGATGCTGTTCCAGTCAGACGGCTCGACGGAAGTCTACGCCCAGTACTGA
- the der gene encoding ribosome biogenesis GTPase Der — protein MSFTVAIVGRPNVGKSTLFNRLVGKRLAIVDDTPGVTRDRRQGEGGISGLKFSVIDTAGLEDAMDDSLEARMRNQTTLALEEADVALMLIDARAGVTPLDSHFGKWIRQQGVPLILVANKCEGKAGMPGLAESYGLGLGEPLAFSAEHGEGLSELYDALLPYAGERDNSGFEESDDYADDDGDDSTRPISLAIVGRPNVGKSTLVNKLLGEERMLTGPEAGITRDSITTKWDFQGREIRLVDTAGLRKKARVTEKVESLSTGDSIRSIKFAQVVVLVLDSADMMEKQDLTIARRVVEEGRVLVIAVNKWDLVKDSKKTLAKLTDRLQTSLPQARGIPIITMSAKTGRGIDRLLPAVLNIYELWNKRISTGALNRWLDGILDHHPPPLSSGKRIRLRYMTQAKTRPPTFVVFASRPTGLPESYNRYLVNALREDFDLPGIPIRLHTKKGKNPYAD, from the coding sequence ATGAGTTTCACCGTTGCCATCGTCGGCCGACCCAATGTCGGCAAATCGACCCTTTTTAACCGTCTGGTTGGAAAGCGGTTGGCTATTGTTGATGACACGCCGGGTGTCACGCGTGATCGTCGGCAGGGAGAAGGTGGGATTTCAGGCCTGAAATTCTCCGTAATCGATACGGCAGGTCTCGAAGACGCCATGGATGATTCCCTTGAGGCTCGTATGCGCAACCAGACAACCCTGGCCCTCGAGGAAGCCGACGTCGCCCTGATGCTGATCGACGCCCGCGCCGGGGTGACACCGCTTGACAGTCATTTTGGCAAATGGATACGCCAGCAAGGTGTGCCGCTTATTCTGGTCGCCAACAAGTGCGAAGGAAAAGCCGGAATGCCGGGACTGGCAGAATCTTACGGATTGGGCCTTGGCGAACCACTGGCGTTTTCTGCCGAGCACGGTGAAGGCTTAAGCGAGCTTTACGATGCCTTGCTGCCCTACGCCGGCGAACGCGATAACAGTGGTTTTGAAGAATCCGATGATTACGCCGATGATGATGGTGATGATAGCACCCGCCCTATCAGCCTTGCCATCGTCGGCCGTCCCAACGTCGGCAAATCGACCCTGGTCAACAAACTGCTCGGCGAGGAACGGATGTTGACCGGACCCGAGGCTGGCATCACCCGAGATTCCATTACCACCAAATGGGATTTTCAGGGACGCGAAATAAGACTGGTCGATACCGCGGGCTTGCGTAAAAAAGCGCGGGTTACCGAAAAGGTTGAAAGCCTGTCGACAGGTGATTCCATTCGCAGCATTAAATTCGCTCAGGTCGTGGTGCTGGTGCTCGATAGCGCCGATATGATGGAAAAACAAGATCTGACCATTGCCCGGCGGGTTGTCGAGGAAGGCCGGGTCCTGGTCATCGCCGTCAATAAGTGGGATTTGGTGAAAGACAGTAAAAAGACCCTGGCCAAATTAACTGACCGCTTGCAGACATCGCTGCCACAGGCCCGCGGCATTCCGATTATTACCATGTCGGCGAAAACCGGGCGCGGCATTGACCGCCTGCTGCCCGCCGTCCTGAATATTTACGAACTTTGGAATAAGCGAATCTCGACCGGGGCGTTAAACCGTTGGCTCGATGGTATTCTCGACCACCACCCGCCGCCGCTTTCCAGCGGCAAGCGCATTCGTCTTCGCTACATGACCCAGGCCAAAACCCGCCCCCCCACCTTCGTTGTTTTCGCCAGTAGGCCTACAGGGCTTCCGGAATCATACAATCGTTATTTGGTTAACGCCCTGCGCGAAGACTTCGACCTGCCCGGCATTCCCATCCGCCTGCACACAAAAAAGGGCAAGAACCCGTACGCGGATTGA
- a CDS encoding MarC family protein: METALLAFTTLFATISPVDVAALFAALTPGTSPKQRRVMALKGTLIAATILLVFAIFGNAVLTSLGIGLPALRTAGGILLLLISIDMVFARTSGGTSTTDDETEEAGHKNDISVFPLATPLIAGPGTMGAVILLMAQVHGDWHREIAVVGAIIAVLVVTLIMLLMAGRIQKILGVTGLNVITRVVGVLLAALAVQFIFDGIASSGLLG; encoded by the coding sequence CTGGAAACAGCGCTGCTTGCTTTTACCACTTTATTTGCAACCATCAGCCCGGTTGACGTAGCCGCCCTGTTTGCGGCCTTAACGCCGGGAACATCACCCAAACAGCGCCGGGTTATGGCGCTTAAGGGGACCCTGATCGCCGCCACGATTCTTCTTGTCTTCGCCATTTTCGGCAATGCGGTCCTGACCAGCCTTGGCATCGGATTGCCTGCCTTGCGAACCGCTGGCGGTATCCTTCTGTTGCTCATTTCCATCGACATGGTGTTCGCAAGAACATCGGGCGGCACCTCAACCACCGATGACGAAACCGAAGAAGCCGGACACAAGAACGACATTTCCGTTTTCCCCCTGGCAACGCCGCTGATTGCCGGGCCGGGAACCATGGGGGCGGTTATTCTGTTGATGGCCCAGGTCCATGGTGACTGGCACCGGGAAATCGCCGTCGTCGGGGCGATCATCGCCGTTCTTGTTGTCACCCTTATTATGTTGCTAATGGCCGGACGCATCCAGAAAATCCTCGGCGTCACCGGCCTTAACGTCATCACCCGCGTCGTCGGGGTGCTGTTGGCGGCGCTGGCGGTACAATTTATCTTCGACGGCATTGCTTCGAGCGGCCTGTTGGGCTAA
- a CDS encoding ABC transporter substrate-binding protein, translating to MQLIRNAGSLNLRSTTILKKRRGVFGLPIARKKLWLLIVAVLVLLVSPTNAADKVTLQLRWDHQYQFAGYYAAKWQGYYADVGLDVEIRPSFTKDWKYLKASEEVATGRVEFGVTASDLLSSSKTDASFVVLASIFQESPLIVYGLVNTKLDSPSDLKGLNLGMFSRGNIGETEIRVMMAKVGLDPERDFPNITIIKNGFKDITDGQVDVAVGYTLDTHWFENSASQIINTLKPSTYGIEFYGDTLFTRRSLIEQKPELVKAFVEASIKGWRYALTHGIEIADRISSDLPRKVPVSDLKAFNRFQIDPVKQLTHFPVIPLGQNDPQRWRNIHASMKTAGVVFGTPPGDDFIFDPQREADKRLQIWTVGLLIFVIFVAGAAVIAWIITLRRAVANRTAEIKANEETLFFISQRGWEKSGGNFFDSLVTYLGKTLDVDFVFVDVLSANEKVARTVSLYALGKFPGNIEYDLEWTPCENVIGKNLCCYPERIKELFPKDKLLVDMGAESYVGIPLWDSKRKPIGLIAVMDRKPLPNPQRIKSILQLVAARTAQELERAQIEENLTSAKAEAEQANQAKSEFLASMSHDLRTPLNAILGFSDMMREKTFGSLGDPHYESYANDIYDSGTLLVSLINDILDLSKIEAGKYELVEKPLDILKLIQTSFRQLKKIAETSNQTLSTCVPPEFPAIRGDERALIQIFNNLLSNAIKFTPNSGKIDVEASLDKDNSIVISVSDTGIGMSESGKIKALQPFEQADGLHSRRHEGTGLGLHLCVNLMKLFGGTLNIESEVDKGTTVILRFPPERTVVS from the coding sequence ATGCAACTAATCCGAAACGCGGGGAGCTTAAATCTACGCTCCACCACCATCCTTAAAAAACGCAGAGGGGTGTTTGGTTTGCCTATCGCCCGGAAAAAGCTGTGGCTGCTTATTGTTGCCGTTTTGGTTCTGCTGGTCTCACCAACCAATGCGGCGGACAAGGTAACTTTGCAGCTGCGATGGGACCACCAGTACCAGTTTGCCGGTTATTATGCGGCCAAGTGGCAGGGTTATTATGCCGACGTTGGCCTGGACGTGGAAATTAGGCCTTCATTCACCAAGGATTGGAAATATCTTAAAGCCAGCGAGGAAGTTGCAACCGGTCGGGTCGAATTCGGCGTTACTGCAAGCGATCTTCTTTCTTCCAGTAAGACGGATGCTTCCTTTGTAGTGCTGGCATCCATATTTCAGGAAAGTCCTCTCATCGTTTATGGACTGGTGAATACCAAGCTGGATTCACCTTCTGATCTAAAGGGGCTGAATTTAGGAATGTTCTCGCGGGGAAATATTGGGGAAACCGAGATCAGAGTAATGATGGCGAAGGTCGGCCTGGACCCGGAACGCGATTTTCCAAACATCACAATTATTAAAAATGGATTTAAGGATATTACCGACGGTCAAGTGGACGTGGCCGTAGGTTATACCCTGGACACTCATTGGTTTGAAAACTCGGCAAGTCAAATTATCAACACCCTCAAACCTTCAACTTACGGGATTGAATTCTATGGTGACACCCTTTTCACCCGCCGCTCTCTCATCGAACAGAAGCCGGAATTGGTCAAGGCGTTTGTCGAGGCCAGCATCAAGGGTTGGCGCTACGCCCTTACTCATGGCATTGAGATTGCCGACCGCATCTCAAGTGATCTGCCTCGAAAAGTTCCGGTATCAGACCTCAAAGCCTTCAATCGTTTCCAGATCGATCCCGTAAAACAACTTACGCATTTCCCCGTAATTCCTCTTGGTCAGAACGATCCCCAGCGATGGCGCAATATTCACGCCTCTATGAAAACTGCCGGCGTGGTCTTTGGAACTCCGCCTGGAGACGACTTCATTTTTGATCCGCAACGGGAAGCGGATAAACGTCTACAGATCTGGACCGTTGGACTATTGATTTTTGTAATCTTCGTCGCGGGTGCGGCGGTTATCGCCTGGATCATCACCTTGCGCCGGGCCGTTGCCAATCGCACCGCTGAAATCAAAGCTAATGAAGAAACGTTATTTTTCATTTCTCAACGCGGATGGGAAAAGTCTGGAGGAAATTTTTTTGACAGCCTAGTTACTTATCTTGGCAAAACCCTGGACGTTGATTTTGTCTTCGTTGATGTCCTGAGCGCTAACGAGAAGGTGGCTCGAACGGTTTCGCTCTATGCGCTCGGGAAGTTTCCCGGCAATATTGAGTATGACCTTGAGTGGACGCCTTGCGAAAATGTCATCGGAAAAAATCTCTGTTGTTACCCAGAACGGATCAAGGAGTTGTTTCCGAAAGACAAATTGCTGGTAGACATGGGCGCCGAAAGCTATGTCGGCATTCCACTTTGGGATTCCAAAAGAAAACCAATTGGTCTGATCGCTGTTATGGACCGTAAGCCTCTGCCTAACCCGCAGCGCATTAAGTCTATTTTGCAACTTGTTGCGGCACGTACGGCCCAGGAACTTGAGCGCGCGCAAATTGAAGAAAACCTGACGTCCGCCAAGGCTGAGGCCGAGCAAGCCAATCAGGCCAAGTCCGAGTTCCTGGCATCTATGAGCCATGACCTTCGTACCCCTCTAAACGCGATTTTGGGTTTTAGCGATATGATGAGGGAGAAAACCTTCGGGTCTCTAGGCGACCCACATTACGAGAGTTATGCCAACGACATCTATGACAGCGGGACACTTCTTGTCAGTCTTATCAACGATATCCTCGACCTGTCAAAAATTGAAGCGGGTAAATATGAGTTGGTAGAAAAGCCTTTGGATATCCTCAAGTTGATCCAAACCAGTTTTCGGCAGTTGAAAAAAATTGCAGAAACATCCAATCAAACTTTATCTACCTGCGTGCCTCCTGAATTTCCGGCTATTCGTGGTGATGAAAGGGCGTTAATCCAGATTTTTAACAACCTTCTGTCCAATGCCATCAAATTCACTCCTAATAGCGGGAAGATAGATGTCGAAGCCTCGTTGGATAAAGACAACAGTATTGTAATCAGCGTTTCGGACACGGGCATCGGCATGTCGGAATCCGGTAAAATCAAAGCATTGCAGCCTTTTGAGCAAGCGGATGGCTTGCATTCCAGGAGGCATGAAGGCACCGGCTTGGGCCTTCATCTTTGCGTCAATTTGATGAAACTGTTTGGCGGCACTCTTAATATTGAAAGCGAGGTTGATAAAGGCACGACAGTTATTCTTCGTTTTCCGCCTGAGAGAACGGTGGTGTCTTGA
- a CDS encoding thioredoxin family protein, which yields MVSLETPICDFGWKAPDFTLEGVDGKTYSLKDVSGPNGVLVIFICNHCPYVKAILDRLVRDAKELQTCGIGVIAIMSNDPTDYPEDSFENMKTVARENGFTFPYVIDPSQQTARAYDAVCTPDFFGFDKDMGLQYRGRLDSSKKDPGPVDARRDLLEAMKQVIETGQGPAEQIPSMGCSIKWINENE from the coding sequence ATGGTGTCCCTTGAGACCCCGATTTGCGATTTTGGCTGGAAAGCCCCGGACTTCACCCTTGAGGGGGTGGACGGTAAAACTTATAGCCTTAAGGATGTCTCGGGACCAAACGGTGTCCTGGTCATTTTCATCTGCAACCATTGCCCCTATGTGAAGGCGATCCTGGATCGTCTTGTCCGTGATGCAAAGGAATTGCAGACCTGCGGAATTGGCGTGATTGCCATCATGTCCAACGATCCGACTGACTATCCGGAAGATTCATTTGAAAACATGAAAACCGTCGCCCGGGAAAATGGCTTCACTTTCCCTTACGTCATTGATCCAAGTCAGCAAACCGCCCGCGCCTACGACGCTGTTTGCACACCCGATTTCTTTGGTTTTGATAAGGATATGGGCCTGCAATATCGGGGACGCCTCGATTCATCAAAGAAAGACCCGGGACCAGTGGACGCCCGTCGCGATCTGCTTGAAGCGATGAAACAGGTTATTGAAACCGGTCAAGGACCGGCAGAGCAAATCCCTTCCATGGGTTGCTCGATAAAATGGATTAACGAAAACGAATAA
- a CDS encoding DUF3253 domain-containing protein, with product MTDTPEENEEAPEVKVDDPVVVAILDAVAGGANPTFQDVARSIAKERAKPKDGPNLWRRYLNAVKQQAVHLAKNGRIEITRKGEAVDPKDFKGIVKMRLPQ from the coding sequence ATGACTGACACACCCGAAGAAAATGAAGAGGCCCCAGAGGTCAAGGTTGACGATCCTGTCGTCGTCGCCATTCTTGATGCTGTTGCCGGTGGTGCTAATCCGACATTCCAGGATGTCGCCCGCAGCATCGCCAAAGAACGGGCGAAGCCAAAAGACGGCCCCAACCTGTGGCGGCGCTATTTGAACGCTGTTAAGCAACAAGCCGTTCATCTGGCCAAAAACGGACGCATCGAAATCACCCGCAAGGGGGAAGCGGTCGACCCCAAAGATTTCAAGGGCATCGTCAAGATGCGCCTGCCGCAATAA
- a CDS encoding PQQ-binding-like beta-propeller repeat protein, whose protein sequence is MSIRTIGSTAIVAGLLLLGGCESLTGPGGIFGDEVKIPLPGERISVLKHRRSLNPDPEFAEKEILLPAPSPNTDWPQAGGYANHAMHHIAISDNLGFAWSADVGDGADEAIRLIGSPIVAGGRAYAMDTGSNVSAFDAKSGKQLWRTSLTPDEEDDDHISGGLAYEDGKIYVTTGFAQVISLDAGSGKILWRKSLAGPMRTAPTARGGRVFAITVDSRMYALNGATGEELWTFAGISKIASLLGGASPAVDSGVVVAPFASGELVALKVENGRVLWSQSLTTTRRTDVVSALSHIRGRPIIDRGRVFAISHGGLMVSIDLRSGRRIWDKEIGGLSSPWVAGDYIFLLTNDAEIAAISRETGSVHWVRTLPQYEDPETRDFPIVWNGPLLASDRLIISSSIGEVYAVSPYDGRIMGKIDMPSGISVPPIIAGGRVFFLADNADLVAYQ, encoded by the coding sequence ATGAGCATCAGAACCATAGGCAGCACAGCGATTGTCGCAGGTCTGCTGCTGCTTGGTGGCTGTGAATCCCTGACCGGACCAGGTGGAATTTTTGGTGATGAAGTAAAAATACCACTTCCTGGTGAACGCATTTCTGTTTTGAAACACCGGCGCTCCCTAAATCCAGACCCTGAATTTGCCGAAAAAGAAATTCTTCTTCCAGCCCCCTCGCCCAATACGGATTGGCCCCAGGCTGGCGGTTATGCCAACCACGCCATGCACCATATTGCGATCAGCGATAATCTGGGTTTTGCCTGGTCCGCCGATGTTGGTGATGGCGCAGACGAAGCCATCAGGTTGATCGGATCCCCGATCGTCGCAGGTGGTCGTGCCTATGCTATGGACACGGGTTCAAACGTCAGTGCCTTTGACGCCAAGTCAGGAAAGCAGTTGTGGCGAACGTCCCTGACCCCGGATGAAGAAGATGACGACCATATCAGTGGTGGACTGGCCTACGAGGATGGCAAAATTTACGTCACCACCGGTTTTGCGCAGGTCATTTCACTGGACGCGGGTAGCGGCAAAATATTATGGCGTAAATCCCTGGCTGGCCCCATGCGCACGGCGCCTACGGCGCGGGGTGGACGGGTTTTCGCCATTACGGTCGATAGCCGCATGTACGCCCTGAACGGCGCCACAGGCGAAGAATTATGGACCTTCGCCGGTATATCGAAAATCGCCAGTTTGCTGGGCGGAGCAAGCCCGGCCGTCGATAGTGGTGTCGTCGTTGCCCCGTTTGCTTCGGGCGAACTGGTCGCCCTGAAGGTGGAAAATGGTCGCGTGTTGTGGAGCCAGTCTTTGACCACGACCCGCCGTACGGATGTTGTTTCGGCTCTTTCCCATATTCGGGGCCGCCCCATCATCGACCGTGGCCGGGTTTTCGCCATTTCCCATGGCGGCTTGATGGTTTCCATCGATCTGCGCAGTGGCAGACGCATTTGGGACAAGGAAATCGGTGGCTTGTCCAGCCCCTGGGTCGCCGGGGACTATATCTTCTTATTAACCAATGATGCTGAAATAGCAGCCATTTCCCGTGAAACCGGCTCCGTACACTGGGTCCGGACGTTACCTCAATACGAAGATCCCGAAACCCGGGATTTCCCGATTGTCTGGAACGGTCCGCTGCTTGCCAGCGACAGGCTGATCATCTCAAGCTCCATTGGCGAAGTTTATGCTGTATCACCATATGACGGGCGCATCATGGGCAAGATTGACATGCCATCGGGAATATCCGTACCGCCGATCATTGCCGGGGGCCGCGTCTTCTTTCTTGCTGATAACGCCGACCTGGTTGCTTATCAATAA